TACTTCCATCCTCACTTCCAAAAGCTAATGGCTCTTGATGACTTACATAAGAAACACTCAAACTTTCTGAAGGTTCAGTTATAGCATATGTTTTTTCTAAAGTACAGTCATTTGCATCCGTTACAGTTACCGTATATGAACCAATTGATAATCCTGACAAATCTCTTGTAATTGCTCCGTTTGACCAGTGATATTGGTAACCTTGTGTTCCTGGCGTTCCTCCTTCAATTATTAGAGTTATTGCCCCGTCATTCCCTCCTTTACAAGATACGTCTTGTATTGTTTCTGTAACTGATAAAGCTGCCATAGGCTGTGAAATGATTATGCTTTTTGAATACCCATCTTCCACAACATTACCACTATAAACTACTGTTACATATACTCTGTATTCTCCTGCTGGTAAATTATTTATTATAGAAGCTGTTCCTGATATTGGAACCCATGAAGCTCCATTTTTTTTATACCATTTGTATATATATGTTGAACTAGCTCCTCCGGAAACATTAGCGTCAATGCTTCCTGTTAAATCTCCAAAACACAGAACGTTTGTTATCTCAGTATCTATTTTTAGTTCAGCTGGTTCCGTTAATATCACCGAAAAGGGTGTTTGATTATCACATCCATTGGTATCGGTTACAATTACACTATAAGTTCCAGCACCTATATTAGACACATCTTTTGTAGTAGCAAATTCGGTTGTGCTTCCATCTTTAAACCATCTATATGAATACGGGGCAGTACCTCCTGACACTGAAATATTGATAAAACCATTACTTGCTCCATTAGAAGTTGGATTACCATCATTATCTTTTTGTATGCTGATTCCTGTTGCTGGTTGTATTACTTTTTGGGTAGTTACTAGCGTTTTACATCCATTTTTATCTTCTATTTGAATTGTATACGCTTTTGCTGATAAGTTGTTTATTTTTTTACTTGTATTAAATTCACTAGTTAATAAATTACCATCTAAGCGTACCTTATATGGTGGTGTCCCCCCAACTGGTGTTACCGTAATAGTACCATCATTTCCACCAAAACACTTTACTGGTGTAGATGAAATATTTGCTTCAGGTAATTGTAAAGCTAATGAGGGTTCAAATAAGAATTCGCTTTCTGATATATCTATATATTTATCTGTAACTTTAACTGTATAATCACCTACATATAAATCCTTAAAAACCAACTCTTGAAACGTATTAGCATTATACACTAAAAATGTTGATTGTAAAGCTGTTGCACTACCATCTTTGAACAATTCTATAGTATAATTTCCACTACTCGGTTCTTTACCTCCTTTTACATTTACTTTTATAGAACCTGTTTCCCCTTTACAATTAATTATTGAATTAACCGAAGCATCTACCTCTAATACTGGTGGATTTTCCAATATTTCATTTCCACTTCTTTTACTATTACAATTACCACTATCAAATGTAGATGCAGGTGGAGTTCCTGAATATTTAGCATCATATACATCTACATAATAAGTTCCATAAGACAAGTTTGATTCCTCAGCACTATCTCCTGAAGAAGTTATAGTTCCTGTTCTTACGGGTGTTAAACTTCCTGTTTTATACAAAAAATATTTATATGGAGATGTACCTCCCTCAGCTTTAATGTTTAACACTCCTGTAGTAGCGTTATTATGTTCTATTTCACCTGTTTTAGTAAATGTAAGTTTAAACTCTGCTGTTGGACCACCGATAGTAACCTCCAAAAATTTATCATCTGGTTCCTGTGCCCAAGAATTTATTCCTAACAATAAAAACACAGCTAGTACTAATAGCTTTTTTACCTTCACAATATTTAATAAACTATTTTTTTTCATACAACTTTATTTTGCTAAACAACCTTCGTTGTCTTTTACTTTTATTTTATACTCACCTTTTCCCAACCCACTTATTACTGTAGTGGTTCCTGAAAAACTTGTCCAGTCTCTTTCTAGAGTCTCAGTAGTTCCTTCCACTTTATATACTATGTAAAAATATGACCTTCCTGTTTCTCCACTAGTAACTTCTATTTGAATTTTACCATCACCTGCCTCAAAACAACTTTCATCATTTACCCATTTAGCAGTAAAATCAACATTTGTTGCTTTCTCGATAGTAAAATTAGGGGTCTTGACAAGCTTATCCCAAAAAACTGAATCTGAAGCATCTGGTTTTTGTGGAGTATCTGCCTCATTCAAAGTTTGATATCTAAAATAATAGATACCTGCATCAATATCTACTGGCCATTTAAATCCAAAAACACCTCCTCCAAAATCTTCCAATACTATAATTTTTGAATCTGTAGTACTAAGTTGTTTTGTACTGTATTGGCTTACTAGTATATCACTGTTGCTATCTTTCTTAAATAAAGTGACTGCTAACTGCTCTGAGGGATCTATACCTCTACCTATTTTTAAAGATATATTACCATCTTTAAAATAAGAACATGATGTTTTGGTTTGGTTATAATACCCTTTAAATGGTGGTGAACAACCTATAACCGTATAAGTTATTGGAGTTACATATTTACCGCTAGCTCTATGCCCTGTTCTAAAGTGAATTTTTCTTTTTTCCGAATCGACAGGCAATTCATTTATAATAATGCTCTCTTTATCGTAAATATCTCCTATGTTAATATTTATTGTAGGGGTAGCACTCGATAAAACTTTCCATTCTAATGCAGTATCATCTTTATTTCCTATAAGATACTCCCAATCATACCCTCCCGTTAATTCTACTTTTGTTAGTAGGCATATTGGATCTACATTGTTTGTTCCTATGATATGAAGAGGGTATAAATTATATACATAATTACAATTAGACATATAAAGACCTGCTGCAATTATCCCATAATTAAAATCGCTCTTTAGTATTGTTTCACTTGGCTGTGAGTAATCGCATTCCATATAATTATTTTGGTTAACATCAATATAAACTTCGGAAAAGCCCTGTGGTATCGTTATAAAATCAAAATAAGTATTACCTATAGTTGAGGAGGTTGCTGGATATTTAACTTGTTCTATTCTACCAACATCAGAATTCATGTTTAATTCTCCAGTGATAGGATAATTATTATAACTATTAATAACTTCTGTAGTAACTAAATAAGCATACTCTGGTGTCTGCCCAAAAGCAGTAATAGTGTAAAAAACTATAATTATAAGTTGTAATATTACTCTTTTGCCAAACATTTTTTACTGTCTCTTACTTTTACTTTATAAGTCCCTTTCCCTAATCCTCCTATAACTACTTCTTTTATGTTTTTGTTAGAAAGATTAAAAGGAATCCAATTATTATTTTCATTCAATTCATATTCATACCCTTGCCCTGTTCCTCCATTAACATTGAAAACTCTTATCTTCCCATCTTTTGAATTTACACAGTTTTCATCACTAAAACTTTCGGCTTCAAATGTGATATTTGTTGCTTTTTTAATAGTAAAGGAAGGTTCCGTTTTTACTAACGTATACCAAAATGGATCTGTTGCTTTTGGCTTAGACGGTGTAGTTGCTTTATTCAATACTTGATACCTAAAATAATAACTACCTGCATCAATATCTTTCGGCCAGTTAAAACCAAAAAAACCTCCTCCTAAATCTTCTAATACCAAAACTGTTGGGTCTGTAGAATCTAATTGTTTGGTACTGTATTGATTTATTAATATATCTCCGTTGCTATCTTCTTTAAATAAAGTTGCAACTAATTGTTCTGTAGAGTTTATATTATTACTTAGCTTTACGTCTATCTTACCGTCTGATTTATAAGAACATGATGTGTTACTTAAGTTATAATATGATTCAAAATCTGGAGAGCATTCAGTTAATTGTATGGTATAAGTACTAAAAGAATAAATTACTTCATTTGTAAATGGAGCTGTAAACTTAAATCGTAACTGTAAATTACCATTGAACTTACTTCCCCAGCCTGTTCCAAAAATATCCAATAAACTCACATTTAATGGAAATCTATTTTTATAATTAGGTATTTCTTTCCATCCTGTAGTACTATAATACTCCCATACTAAGCCTGTTACATTATGATCTTGTCCGTCAGAGTATTGTTTAAATAACTCATCTCGTTCACATCTTCTATCTTCAGGTACTGTTATTTTAGGCAGCAAAACGGCATGATAACTTATAGGTAAACAATTTTCTGATCCACATAGTATAGGATCTGGACCTTCATAAGTTTTTATGAAACTTTCATAAATAGCTATTTTTGTGTTTACTTCTGTTCCTGAACAATAATCTTGATATTGTCCACAAGGTCCCCCACAACCATCACTTGGATCATCATTATAAGCCTCTTTATAATTTAAAATAATGTTCACCTCATTATTGGAAATATCATACTTATTTTGAGTATGGCTTATATTAGTAAAGCCGTAGTCACCTCCTCCTACAGGACAATGACCATCCTCAGATGATAAATTTTGAGGTTCTTTTAATAACACATACAATTCAGATTGAGAAAAACCAAAACAAGAAGCAAATAAAAAAGTAAGTAATAGTAATTTTCTTTTCATAGGCTATTTTAATATTTTACTTCTATTTCTCTTATCTGTCCTAAGCTACCATCTACAAATACTGGACGTAATATATAAGTGTATATATTATTTGGTTTTACATTTTCATCTACTATTCTATTCGTACTTGGTAATACATTTTTTAACAAGGATACTTTTTCATCTTTTTTTCCTTTGTAAATCATTACCTCTACAATAGCTTCTTTATTTACAGTTTTCCAAAACAATTCTATAAAAGTGTTATCCCTATCTACATAACTTCCTAAGTTTTTCAATCCTTTTAATAAAGTAAACCTTGGTACTTCAATAGTGATATACTTTGTGTTTATAGACTGTAAATCACTTTCATCAACAGCTTTAATTAAATACTGGTAAGTTGTATTTCCTTCTACATTAGCATCCTGCCAATTTGTATATTCAATATGCAATGTATCCTTAGGTAGTGTAGCTATTAAATTCCATTTTATACTATCTCTAACTCGTCTATATACCTCATGTTTTGCTATATCATTACTTTGACTATTAGCCCATGTTAAATTTACCGTCTCTTTTTCAACATTGTATGACGTTATTACTGGTGGTGCTGGTGGAATAAAGTCTGGCTTTTTCAGAACTAAAACATCTGAATATTTAGACATATTATATCTCTTATCTACTGCTACAATTTTATAATATACTTTATTGTTCAAATTTTTTACTGAAACACTATCATAAAAAGTTGTTGCATGATGCGGGCTAACTGTAACTTGCGAGAATTCTTCTTTTTCATTATTTCCTTTAAAAACTCGATACCCCAACATATCTGGCTCAATATTTTTTTTCCATTTTAAGGTAACCACCCCTAAACTATCTACCTCTCCCTCTAAACCTATTGGTTTTACTGGAGGAATAGAATCCACTGGTTGTACTAACACAGGATACGATGTTCGACTATTTCCTTGCTTACCTATAGCGGTAATCGTAAAATAATTGGTAGCATCTAGTTTATCATATTGAACTTTTCTTGTTTTCGTGGAAATATTTCTTACAACAGTTTCGTATTGTCCATTAGCTTTATTACTTTTATTTAATTCAAAGCCTTTTATAAAATCAACACCTTCCTCTAAAAACTTCCATTCTAAAACAACACTTTTATTGTTATTTACAATTTTTTTACTTGAAATTTTTGGCACATATGGTAGTACCTTTACTCCTTTCCCTGAAATAACTTCTGAAGGAGGACTTAGTTCTCCAAACGGAGTTCTTCCCTTTACTCTGTAATAATATGTTTTATTATTTTGAATAGAATCTGTATAGTAAATTCTTTTAGTGTCAACTCTACCGCCACTATTTAGAGTAGTATAGGGTAATTTATTAAGTTGATTAAAGCTTATGCCGTCTTCTGAACGTTCTATAAAATAACTGTTAAACTCATTTTTATGAATTGCATAATTCCAATTTAGCATTACTTTTTGATCATCAAAAATAGCTGCTAAATCCAGCGGTTTTGGCAGATTTTGGTAGTCTTGAAGTCCTACAAAAACTCCTCCATCCTTAATTTTCATTTCTTCTTTCGGTACTAAAGAAAAAACTTTATAAACATATTTTTCTGTAGACTTCACCTTTAAATCTTCAAACCCTAATCCTGCTAATTTTGCTACTTCAAAATCCTGATCAGCCACATACAACGCCCAAGTAAATCGTTGTTCTTGTTCTTGAGACATATTTATAATTCCTTGTAAAGAACCAACTCCTTCCACATCAAAACTTTCTCCAAATAACGATTGAGCCATAATAGCAGCATTGTTATTCTTCTCTATTATGTCAACCCATTTCTGTGGCTCTGCAGGTTTAAAAACTCCTAAATCTTTCTCTATGGGTTTAGATAATGTCTGTCCACTAATACTAATAGTATACCTTTTTAATCTATAACCATACTTTGCCAACTTTCTAAATGACATTGGGGTTGTAGCTCCCCAACGCAACATAATTTTATTACTACTATGTGGTCTTGCTAATACTTTTATTGCATTCTTATTTGTTTTTCTTTCTTGTGAAAAAACAACTAATGTTGAGAGTATAAAAATTAGCGAGAATATTATATTTCTTTTCTTGTTAGATAGCATTAAAAAGGGTTTTTATATTTAAATACTGTACTTGTTCCTAATACTCCTCCAGGCATAACATATTGCATTTTAACTTTATATTTTCCTGACCATATTGCAGGGAACACTCCATTAATTATATAATTGTACTTCTGTATTTGTGATGCATATTCAGTAGGGTTATTTAAATACTTATTAACCACTTTATACTGTATATCCATAAAGTCTCTCTTATAATGGTAAGGTAAATTATATCGATAAGGAATTCGTTTGCTTAATAATGAGAATGTTGGGTTATTTCTTAAATATGGTACATACCAAGTTAAGATATCAATTCCTTTTTTAGGGGGTATCCCTAAATCTTTTACATCTCTATTAACGGTAAATTCAGGTTCTAGAGGATATTTTTCATAAATTAACTGATAAATCCTGTCTTCATAATAATTATCATCTAAAATTGCTTCTGCTTCAATCAAAGGCTGTTTATTTGAATATTTCCCTCCTTCTAACTCAATTCTATCAAATCTTTCTGATTCCCTTACGTCTGTTTGAATAGCATGTACATCAGAATAAATAGGTTCTAAATAGTGTTTTACTACTCTTTTATCATCTATTTTTTTAGCAAACGTATTATATTCACTTGTAGAAAAGTCATAACTCAATAATTCTGTTACAGCTTTCTCATTAACCACACTTTGTACCTCTTTATTTTTAACCTCTACGGTATTACCTTCATAACCGGTATCTTGTTTCGTATAAGAAGTCTCGTTTACAGAACCTTCTCCTGCGTCTGGTGAACTAATCAATTTCAATGTATATTTCTTTTGATTATTAAACTCTCCAAGCTTAAAGTTCACCTGTCTATCTCCTTTACTATAAGAAACTGAATTCATAAAATTATGTCCCTCTTCATTACTATACACCACTTTTTGCTTCCAATCAGTTTCTGGAGTAAACAGGTAAGGTTGACCTCTTTTTAATTTTACATAACCCATTGTACTTTCATTTTGATAAAAGTACTTCTGATCTATTACAGGATATGTATATACTATGTTTTCAACTGGAATATAATCTGGTGCTACTCCTGTAGTAAAAGTTCTTTCTTCAATCTCTTGTGCTTTCTTTCCATTATGCATTAATGTAATCCAGCTTCCTGATTTTAATTCTTGAAAACTCACCGCCACTTTTACTTGAATAGTTTTTTGTGGTGGTAAAACATCAAAAGAAACAAAATTCACTACATCTTGTGACTCATTCCATTCTAACTCTCCTTCAATTACTTTCCCATCACTTTTTACAATAAACTCATCTAGTAAAATTCTATATGTTTTTATTCCTTTATCATCTTCAAGTTCAAAAGGTTTATTTATCTTCATATTAAATGCTGATTGTGGTGCCGTAAAGACATCTACCTCTGTAGCATCGTTATCAGGTGTTACTCCTGAAATTATTTTCATACCTCCTAATGGAGCTCCTCCAATTATCTCACATTCCTCACCAAGCTCAATTTTAAACCTGAAACGCCCTCTTATCATTCCTCCTAACACACTAAAATGGCCTCCAACATAACCTCTAAACCAACTAGGGTTTGGTAATTTTGCCTGTAACAGTACTGCTGCCCCTGCTTTTACTATAGGTATTTTTGCTTTATAGAACCATAAATTAATTCGTATCCCCAACTCTCCTTCTAAATATGCGTAAGCTTGTCCGTTTGCATACCATCCATCGATACCAATCTGCCCACTACCCTTACAAGCAGTTTCTCCATAGTCTTTAATCATGATATCAAAACCTAGACCTGCTCTAAATCGGGCATAAAACATTAAGAAATTCATGTTTCCTGTATCTAGACTAAAGTCCATACCAATAGCAAAACCTCTACCATCTCC
The nucleotide sequence above comes from Tenacibaculum singaporense. Encoded proteins:
- a CDS encoding fibronectin type III domain-containing protein → MLSNKKRNIIFSLIFILSTLVVFSQERKTNKNAIKVLARPHSSNKIMLRWGATTPMSFRKLAKYGYRLKRYTISISGQTLSKPIEKDLGVFKPAEPQKWVDIIEKNNNAAIMAQSLFGESFDVEGVGSLQGIINMSQEQEQRFTWALYVADQDFEVAKLAGLGFEDLKVKSTEKYVYKVFSLVPKEEMKIKDGGVFVGLQDYQNLPKPLDLAAIFDDQKVMLNWNYAIHKNEFNSYFIERSEDGISFNQLNKLPYTTLNSGGRVDTKRIYYTDSIQNNKTYYYRVKGRTPFGELSPPSEVISGKGVKVLPYVPKISSKKIVNNNKSVVLEWKFLEEGVDFIKGFELNKSNKANGQYETVVRNISTKTRKVQYDKLDATNYFTITAIGKQGNSRTSYPVLVQPVDSIPPVKPIGLEGEVDSLGVVTLKWKKNIEPDMLGYRVFKGNNEKEEFSQVTVSPHHATTFYDSVSVKNLNNKVYYKIVAVDKRYNMSKYSDVLVLKKPDFIPPAPPVITSYNVEKETVNLTWANSQSNDIAKHEVYRRVRDSIKWNLIATLPKDTLHIEYTNWQDANVEGNTTYQYLIKAVDESDLQSINTKYITIEVPRFTLLKGLKNLGSYVDRDNTFIELFWKTVNKEAIVEVMIYKGKKDEKVSLLKNVLPSTNRIVDENVKPNNIYTYILRPVFVDGSLGQIREIEVKY